The Betaproteobacteria bacterium sequence GTCTTCTCCGTGGCGCCGAGAGATCCGCAGGCATCTTGCTGTGGAACGCCCGCAGTGTCTGCCCGCGGACCACGATCCCATCATCGCGATCATCGACGCCGGTGACACCCCTCTTGGCGGCCCCGCCCATCGCCGGGCCGCCCGAACGACACATAACTCGGAGACCCACCCCATGTCGCGAGGATTCCATCGCACCCTCATCGCCGCCCTGCTGTCCGGCCTGTCCTTCACCACTCACGCAGCGTTCACGATCACGACCTTCCCGAGCAATCAGTGGGGGTGCCGACGACTCGGTGCTCGGTGTCGACGGTTACACGATCGAAGACTTCGAGGACACCACACTGATCGCGGGCCTGCAGATCGGCTGGTCAGGCGGCACGTCGACGGCGGCACCCTCGGGGACCCTGCCCACGACGTTCGACCCGCGACCCACCGCCTTCGGCGGAGACGATGCATTCGGCAACGCGTTCTACAGCTATCCCTGCGGCTCGCCCGCATGCTCTTCACTGTGGGACGGCTCGCATGTCCTGGTGAGCAGCTTCGGCAACCAGACGCCTTCCTACGGCGACGACCCCAAGTGGAAAGACATCGATCTCGTCTTCCACGACCCCCGTGCGTTCCGTGGGGTTCAGTCTCCAGCAGAACGAATACAACGTCGTCTTCAGCATCAACGGTGGCGCGGCCAGCCTCGGCGTGGGTAGCGCGCTGCAGGCGGGCGGTTCGGCTACGTGAGGATCGACGCGACGGACGGCGACGTGATCACCGGGATCAAGATGGACAACGTCGCGGGTGACGGCTGGGCGATCGATCACCTCGCGGTCGCCGCCGTGCCGGAACCCGAAACCTATGCGTTGATGCTGGCCGGCATGGGACTGGTCGCCTGGGGCGCGCGGCGCGCACGGCGCTGACCACTCACCTCACGAATCCGTAAACGAACGCGGCCGAGTCATCGGCCGCGTTGCATTTCAGACCCGGCGATTGCCGCGGCACCCCGGTCGCCAGGATCGGCCGGCCCTGCGGATTCAACCTGCCGCCTCATCAGTCTCATCGTCGAGTCGGCCCGGAACACCACTCGCTGGGTTGCGGGTGGCGAACCTCTGGATGAGCGCTCATTGGCGACACGACACGTCTTACGAAGCGCTTCGGAAGACAACGTCACGGCGGTTAGCGTGCCCTACGGGCCTTCGCCGTCGCCTCGACGAAGCTGCCACATACTCCGTCTGGCCTACCGTCAATTTCCTCCGAATCTCCGGGGCCGACCCCAGTCTGCGCAAAGGCCGCACACTCATTTCAAACCAGGGCGATCGGGCTGCCTCGCGCTTGCTTGATGATTCGCCTCACATCAAACACGAGAGCGTCTCATCACCCGCAATCTTTGCGACTCCCGTTGCCCCCTACTCCCACTCGATCTTCGCCGGCGAGTTACCGCTGATGTCGTACACCACCGGGTTGATTCCCTCACCTCGTTGATGATGCGGTTCGTGGCCTGCGTCATGCCGATCACGAGTTGCTGCCCGTCACGAAGGCGTCCTGACGGCCCTCCTGTTTAGTAGACCGGCGGGGACTCGACACCGGGTACGTGCAGGCCAAGCGTTGGGAAGGCACCGTGGGCCGGCCGACGGTACAAGCCTTAGCCGGCGCGCTCCAGGCGCGACTCCGGAGCGGGCCGCCGGGTTGCCGTGAGGATGGGGAGTTCACCCGATGTATCGCCGTCGGCGTGGCGGCATCCTGCCTCTCGAACCGGCCATCCGGCCGAACCAGAGGAGAAGCCACCATGAACACGACCAGCGACCCGGTCATGACCTCATTCACCTTTCCGACCGTCGACAGCGCCCCCGTGGAGGCCCGGCCATATCTGGAGGGGCCGCAGAAGCACCTCGGCTTCGTCCCGAACCTGCTGCTGGGGTTGTCCAACTCGCCGGCCACGCTGGCAAGCTACGCCGAGCTCGTGAAGAACTTCGCCAAGGTCGGCCTCACTGGAACGGAGATGCAGACAGTGCTGGTGGTCGCCAGCATGGAGAACTCCTGCGCCTACTGCGTGGCGGCCCATTCGACCTTCGCCACCAACCTGAAGATCGATCCGGCGGCGCTGCGTGCGATCCGTGCAGGCACCGCGGTGCAAGATGCGAAGCTCGACGCACTCGTGACGTTCACGCGCGCCATGATCCGGTCCCGCGGCCATGTGTCCGAAGCCGAGGTGGAGAATTTTGTCGCCGCCGGCTATACGCGCGAGCAGGGTCTGGGCATCCTGATCGGCCTCGCGATGAAGACCATCGCCAACTTCGCCAATCACTTCATGCAGACGCCCCTCGATCCGCAGTTCGCCGCGCAGCGCTGGGAGAACTGACGGGCATCCGTTCCGGGCGTACCGACGGCCGGCGCGACCTCGCGCCGGCCACTGTCATTGATTAAACTCGCTCACGCCACCGCGAGCACCTGCTCCTGAGGGTCGATGGCGCCGAGATTCCGCACCACCTCGAAACGGCCACCGCGCGCCTGCGCGATGTCCGTAATGCAGCCGCGCGGTGGTGTTCGCCCGGCACCATCTCGGCGGGGCCGCCTGGGCCTTCCGCGATGCGGGCGCGGTCGAACGCCGCGACCACCGCGACCTGCGCCAGTGTGCCGGCAGACTTCACCGCGGATGCCCACAGCCGCAGTCCTCGATACAGCCCCGAGCACGCGCCACCGCCCGTGAACTTCGCCGCGCCGGGGAAGCGCTTCTCGTAGCGCCCTAGCAGCTCGCGGCTGAACGGATCGTCGATCCCCTGGTAGTAGTCGAGGCAGCTGTAGAGGCCTTCGACGTGCGCGGCCGGCACCATGTTCAGGAAGTTCTCGTCGAAGTACGTGCAGACCAGTTTGCCGCCGCGCCGGGAGAAGCCGGCATCGTGGAGCGCCGCGAGAAACGGCGTCACGCCCGGCGGGACGATGGTGTTGAACACCACTTCCGCGCCGCTCGCCATGATGCGCTGGACGGTGCCCTCGTAGTCCATGTGATCGAGCGGGAAGTACTCCTCGCCAACGATGCTGCCGCCATTCGACTCCACCACGCCGCGCACCTTCCGGTTCATCACTCGCGGCCAGACGTAGTCGGCCGAGGGCAGGAAGAACTTGCGCGCGCCGGTCTCGCGCATCAGCCACGGGATGAGTGGGTCCACCTGCTGGGCGGGAACCGGGCCGGTGCAGAAGATCAGCGGATCGGCTTCCTGGCCCTCGTACTGCTCCGGGTAGACGTACAACGTGCGGCCGCGCGTGACTGCTTCGGCCTTGATTGCCTGGCGTGTCGAGCTGTAGATGCCGCCGAAGACCACGTCGACGCGATGCTGGCCGACCAACCTGGCCGCGCATCTTGCCGCGGCGGCGTCGTCGGTGGCGCTGTCCTCGACGATCAGTTCGAGGGACGGCCGAGCAGGCCACCGGAGGCGTTGATCTCGTCGACGACCATCCGCGCGACGTTGGCGTTGGCAATGCCGACGAACGATAGCGGACCGGTCTGGTCCGCGATCATGCCGACCTTGATAAGGGTTGGGGACATGGCTGTTTCTCCTGTGTTGGTCAGGGGCACGGCACGGCGCGGAGGCGCACGTTCCGGCGGCCGATCGGCGATCGGTTAGGATCGATACTCCGCAACCGGAATCCGCCGGACATCGGGAGACCTCCCCATTTTTCCGACCTCCCTACGAATGGGCGAGTTCGTGGCCACGCTGGCCCTCGCCCAGGACAACGCCTTCGGGCAGCCGCTCGAGTCGCAGTTGCGCTCGTGCCTCCTCGCGACCTGGCTGTGCGAGGAGGCCGGCTACGACGCCGACCTTCGACAGACGGTCTACTGGGTCGCGCTGCTGCGCTACCTGGGCTGCACCGGCCATGCGCACGAGGTGGCGTCGGTGTTCGGCGACGAGATCGCCATCCGGGCACAGACGCTGGTCCACGATGCCGCCAATCCCGCCGAAGTGATGCGCGATGTCATCGCGTTCGCGACGGCGGGCCATCCGCCGGAGGCGCGCGATCAGATCGTGCAGGCCATCCATGCGGGCGTGCACGAGTGGATCGCGCGCAACTTCACGTCGGGCTGCGAGGTGGGCGACATGCTCGCGACGCGGCTCGCGTTCGGCCCGGCAGTGCGCGACGCGCTGCGCTTCACGTTCGAGCGCTGGAACGGCAAGGGCTTTCCGGCCGGGGCGAGCGGCACGGAGATTCCACTGGCGATGCGCATCGTGCACCTCACGCACGACATGGAGGCGATCTGCCGGTTGTTCTCCCCGGCCAAGGCGCTCGAAGCTGCCCGCGATCGCCGGGACCGCACGTACGACCCGGCGCTCGCCGATGTCTTCATCCGGCACGGTGAATACTGGTTCGAGCGCCTTGCGAAGGTCGAACCCTGGGATGCGGTGCTGGAACTCGAGCCCAGTCCGCGGCGCACGCTCGATGGTGCGGCGCTGGACGACGCGCTCGAGGTCGCGGCCGATTTCATCGATCTCAAGTCGCCGTACATGGCGGGCCACAGCCGGCGCTGCGCGGATCTCGCGACTGCCGCGGCACGCCAACTCGCCTTGCCGGAGGCCGACATCGCGATGTTGCGGCACGCCGCGCTCGTCCACGACTTCGGCACGACCGCCGTACCCAATTCCATCTGGGACAAACCCGGCCCCTTGACGCGCGCCGAGTTCGATCGTGTCGAACTGCATCCGCTCCTCACGGAGCAGATGCTGCGTCGATCTCCCGCGCTCGCGGCCCTTTGTCCGGTCGCCGCCGCGCATCACGAAACGGCGGACGGCTCCGGATACCACAAGCGACTGCAGGTGGGCGCGGGCGAGACTTCGGCCGCCCTGCTCGCGGCGGCAGATGCCTACGTGG is a genomic window containing:
- a CDS encoding HD domain-containing protein → MGEFVATLALAQDNAFGQPLESQLRSCLLATWLCEEAGYDADLRQTVYWVALLRYLGCTGHAHEVASVFGDEIAIRAQTLVHDAANPAEVMRDVIAFATAGHPPEARDQIVQAIHAGVHEWIARNFTSGCEVGDMLATRLAFGPAVRDALRFTFERWNGKGFPAGASGTEIPLAMRIVHLTHDMEAICRLFSPAKALEAARDRRDRTYDPALADVFIRHGEYWFERLAKVEPWDAVLELEPSPRRTLDGAALDDALEVAADFIDLKSPYMAGHSRRCADLATAAARQLALPEADIAMLRHAALVHDFGTTAVPNSIWDKPGPLTRAEFDRVELHPLLTEQMLRRSPALAALCPVAAAHHETADGSGYHKRLQVGAGETSAALLAAADAYVGLTTERADRAAFAAADAAAELRRRALAGMIAERAVEAVLVAAGHDAQPARSRRAKHAGGLSSREVEVLNLAAKGFTTRQIADRLFISTKTADHHIQHVYNKIGVSTRAAAALWAMQNALIG
- a CDS encoding carboxymuconolactone decarboxylase family protein, with protein sequence MQAKRWEGTVGRPTVQALAGALQARLRSGPPGCREDGEFTRCIAVGVAASCLSNRPSGRTRGEATMNTTSDPVMTSFTFPTVDSAPVEARPYLEGPQKHLGFVPNLLLGLSNSPATLASYAELVKNFAKVGLTGTEMQTVLVVASMENSCAYCVAAHSTFATNLKIDPAALRAIRAGTAVQDAKLDALVTFTRAMIRSRGHVSEAEVENFVAAGYTREQGLGILIGLAMKTIANFANHFMQTPLDPQFAAQRWEN